In Bacillota bacterium, the DNA window AAGTTAAAAGGCGACAAAACCAAACCATACCAAGGAGGGCTCTTCATGAATAGTGTACAGGGTTACAGCATGAACTTCAACTCCCGAATGAAATTAAATTTTGCCGGTGGCAACCTAACCTCAGACGCAGGCTTGTTATTGTACAAGGAATTTGATCACAAAATCGGTCTTTCCGAAACCGTTAAAAAA includes these proteins:
- a CDS encoding IS1380 family transposase; the protein is MNSVQGYSMNFNSRMKLNFAGGNLTSDAGLLLYKEFDHKIGLSETVKK